The Clostridia bacterium genome window below encodes:
- the serB gene encoding phosphoserine phosphatase SerB: MNRFVITLLGRALFAEHLRAANAIALRAGLEVDCMERISDSIFAPAKGTHAGCACVRLRVRGEAEIGGMRASFNALADELDIDICIEDESTFGRKRRLIVLDMDSTLIQAEVIDELAKIAGAGEQVSNITASAMRGEIDFKQSFTNRLSFLRGVPEQRARELRDAISLTDGAERLISTVKKLGYKTAIVSGGFTFIGEHLQELLGIDYMFANELEISDGFVTGRVRGEIVDGRRKAELLQEIAAKEGISPEEVVAVGDGANDLPMLTVAGMGIAFHAKPIVRQSAPFAISSVGLDGILGLLDVSDCNVPD, translated from the coding sequence ATGAACAGATTTGTTATTACCCTGCTTGGGCGAGCGCTTTTTGCGGAACATCTACGCGCGGCGAACGCAATCGCATTGCGGGCCGGCCTGGAAGTCGACTGCATGGAGCGCATCTCGGACTCGATATTTGCTCCGGCCAAAGGCACACATGCGGGCTGCGCTTGTGTCCGATTGCGGGTACGCGGCGAAGCGGAGATCGGCGGGATGCGAGCAAGCTTCAACGCGCTTGCGGATGAACTAGACATCGACATCTGCATAGAAGACGAGAGCACTTTCGGGCGGAAGCGGCGCCTGATCGTGCTCGACATGGATTCCACTCTGATTCAAGCGGAAGTGATTGACGAGCTGGCAAAGATTGCAGGAGCGGGCGAGCAGGTCTCGAACATCACGGCCTCGGCGATGCGGGGCGAAATCGATTTCAAGCAGAGCTTCACCAACAGGCTGTCATTTTTGCGTGGAGTGCCTGAACAGAGAGCAAGGGAGCTGAGAGATGCGATTTCACTCACAGACGGCGCAGAGCGCCTGATATCTACGGTCAAAAAGCTGGGGTACAAAACGGCAATCGTCTCGGGTGGGTTCACGTTCATCGGAGAACATCTTCAGGAGCTGCTTGGTATCGACTACATGTTCGCGAATGAGTTGGAGATATCGGATGGATTCGTGACAGGCAGAGTCCGGGGTGAAATCGTTGACGGGCGGCGAAAGGCGGAACTCCTTCAGGAGATCGCGGCAAAGGAAGGCATTAGTCCGGAAGAAGTCGTTGCCGTCGGCGATGGTGCGAACGACTTGCCGATGCTCACCGTTGCCGGCATGGGCATCGCTTTCCACGCGAAACCCATCGTGAGACAGAGCGCACCTTTCGCGATCTCATCCGTAGGACTCGATGGCATCCTTGGCTTGCTCGACGTGAGCGATTGCAACGTGCCAGACTAA
- a CDS encoding NADP-dependent oxidoreductase — protein MTKNRRIVLAARPKGEPQESDFRLEELEIPAPGDRGVLLRTLYLSLDPYMRGRMSAGPSYAPPVEIGQVMEGGTVCEVVESGDPQFSPGDIVLAYTGWQQYAVADAKSLLKIDPAAAPISTRLGVLGMPGMTAYAGLLNIGQPKPGETVVVAAASGAVGSVVGQIAKIKGCRAVGVAGGKQKCDFVVNELGFDACVDHRSHDFEEQLIAACPSGIDVYFENVGGKVLEAVMPLLNLFARVPVCGLIAHYNATSLPGGPDRVPALMAAILTKRLTLRGFIVSDFAAQQEEFADNMAQWLAAGKVKYREDVVDGLENAITAFQGLLKGKNFGKLVVRVAPEARRRSL, from the coding sequence ATGACAAAGAACCGCAGAATCGTACTCGCAGCACGTCCGAAAGGTGAGCCACAGGAATCAGATTTCCGGCTTGAAGAACTAGAGATACCGGCTCCCGGCGATCGCGGTGTACTGTTACGCACGCTGTACCTGTCGCTCGATCCCTATATGCGTGGCCGCATGAGCGCTGGGCCGTCCTATGCGCCTCCTGTAGAGATCGGACAGGTTATGGAAGGCGGCACCGTCTGCGAAGTGGTCGAGTCAGGAGATCCGCAGTTCTCTCCCGGAGACATCGTGCTTGCATACACAGGCTGGCAGCAGTACGCGGTGGCGGACGCGAAAAGTTTGCTGAAAATTGATCCCGCCGCAGCTCCGATATCTACCAGGCTCGGTGTGCTCGGAATGCCAGGCATGACTGCTTACGCGGGTCTTCTCAACATCGGACAGCCGAAACCGGGCGAGACCGTTGTGGTCGCCGCGGCTTCGGGCGCGGTAGGTTCCGTCGTTGGCCAGATCGCGAAGATCAAGGGCTGCCGTGCCGTCGGTGTGGCGGGCGGCAAGCAGAAGTGCGACTTCGTTGTGAACGAATTGGGCTTCGACGCTTGCGTCGATCATCGCAGCCACGACTTCGAAGAGCAACTGATCGCGGCGTGCCCGAGTGGCATCGACGTGTATTTTGAGAACGTGGGCGGCAAGGTTCTGGAGGCCGTCATGCCCCTTCTGAATCTCTTCGCGCGCGTGCCAGTTTGCGGGCTGATCGCGCACTACAACGCGACATCGTTGCCGGGCGGCCCTGATCGCGTTCCGGCGCTCATGGCTGCGATTTTGACCAAGCGGCTGACTCTCCGCGGGTTCATAGTTTCTGACTTCGCTGCCCAGCAAGAAGAGTTCGCAGACAACATGGCACAGTGGCTTGCCGCCGGGAAAGTGAAATACCGCGAGGATGTAGTCGATGGTTTGGAGAACGCCATCACTGCCTTCCAGGGTCTGCTGAAAGGCAAAAACTTCGGAAAGCTCGTTGTGCGGGTCGCGCCTGAGGCGAGGCGCAGATCTCTCTGA
- a CDS encoding glycosyltransferase family 39 protein encodes MAPLLLEEIKKKRLDTKFVTRVELNDFLHTERLLALALVVVVGLFVRARDPLYSTAYMDESIYVIYGRMFLAQSFESPLSTPLQWSFGWYLWPMMSAAADWLAGLAGVRLLAAGLGTVAVISVYSFTKRAISVPVALAAAAMFAVLPSAVLASRIATRDAGAFPFFAMALCAYAWAWHTGSKRGWLASGCLFFAAFLCKYVVAIYFPFLALLALFRKGWRSFGLFTLPLAAACAAYLAVYWRELRLLLSYGGGYNSLRASGHDFWTVYFRERIDFWIVALLAIVALFFARHRRTALLLWGGAAIGIAFQVITRADYDWWKHANYVLIFLVPVAALAVLEIARVATRARQSHLAVVGSSAVIVLVIVLAAAGKAVYTHDFLFWPNVEPALAALRGQVKPGTRLLVDDSVFRYYYMRELHQSSIADPFYFEYKGAKGASAYAAAVRDEQFDYIILNGGMGREAQEMDAAIRPELANYRSLMWTVDPTLGRTVEVYARSSMPNPTKSALEISSPADGEISPTRIVNVSGRALIGDAGWSAEAEVFTDRWYPQGRKNLRSDRGFVLPTILGGEGLQQCNHLIAVTLYDSTGARKGTSLLWRISRANVDGSRPACAPAPVAPPPQL; translated from the coding sequence ATGGCGCCATTACTTCTAGAAGAAATCAAAAAGAAGCGGCTCGACACGAAGTTCGTCACGCGTGTCGAACTGAACGACTTCCTGCATACGGAACGTCTGCTCGCTTTGGCGCTCGTCGTTGTGGTTGGACTGTTTGTGCGTGCTCGGGACCCTCTGTACTCGACCGCGTATATGGACGAATCCATCTACGTGATTTACGGGCGGATGTTCCTGGCGCAAAGTTTCGAGTCGCCTCTTTCAACCCCGTTACAGTGGAGTTTTGGCTGGTATCTATGGCCGATGATGTCGGCCGCTGCTGACTGGCTTGCAGGACTGGCGGGCGTTCGTTTGCTCGCTGCCGGCTTGGGTACGGTCGCGGTTATATCGGTTTACAGTTTCACGAAGCGCGCGATCTCCGTGCCGGTTGCGCTGGCGGCGGCTGCCATGTTCGCCGTGCTTCCCAGCGCGGTGCTGGCCTCGCGCATCGCGACTCGCGATGCAGGCGCTTTTCCGTTCTTTGCGATGGCGCTGTGTGCTTACGCTTGGGCGTGGCACACAGGGTCGAAGCGAGGTTGGCTTGCATCCGGCTGCCTGTTCTTCGCCGCCTTCCTCTGCAAGTATGTAGTTGCCATCTACTTCCCATTCCTGGCGCTGCTTGCGTTGTTCAGGAAGGGATGGCGCAGCTTTGGACTGTTCACTCTGCCGTTAGCTGCGGCTTGCGCTGCGTATCTCGCGGTGTATTGGAGAGAACTAAGGCTTCTGCTGTCGTATGGCGGCGGGTACAACTCTCTTCGCGCAAGCGGACACGATTTCTGGACGGTTTACTTTCGCGAACGAATCGATTTCTGGATTGTCGCGCTGCTTGCGATTGTGGCGCTTTTCTTTGCGCGGCACCGCCGTACGGCGCTGCTGCTATGGGGTGGAGCGGCTATCGGCATCGCATTCCAGGTGATCACGCGCGCTGACTACGATTGGTGGAAGCACGCTAACTACGTGCTGATTTTTCTCGTGCCCGTGGCAGCGCTGGCGGTGCTGGAGATCGCCAGGGTTGCAACTAGAGCGCGTCAGTCGCACCTCGCCGTCGTGGGAAGTTCAGCCGTCATCGTTTTGGTGATTGTTCTAGCTGCTGCAGGCAAGGCTGTTTACACGCACGACTTCCTCTTCTGGCCAAACGTGGAACCCGCGCTTGCCGCGCTCCGCGGCCAGGTGAAGCCCGGTACCAGGCTGCTTGTGGACGATAGCGTCTTCCGCTATTACTACATGCGGGAGTTGCACCAGTCGAGCATCGCCGATCCGTTCTACTTCGAATACAAGGGTGCAAAGGGTGCGTCGGCGTACGCAGCGGCCGTCCGCGATGAGCAGTTCGACTACATCATCCTGAATGGCGGCATGGGGCGCGAAGCGCAAGAGATGGACGCCGCCATCCGTCCCGAACTCGCGAACTACAGATCGCTGATGTGGACGGTCGACCCAACGCTGGGACGGACAGTGGAGGTGTATGCACGCAGTTCGATGCCGAATCCAACAAAGAGCGCGCTGGAGATTTCTTCCCCGGCCGACGGAGAAATTTCACCTACGCGCATTGTGAACGTCTCCGGGCGTGCGCTCATCGGCGACGCGGGATGGTCGGCGGAGGCCGAAGTTTTCACCGACCGTTGGTATCCGCAGGGTCGTAAAAATCTTCGCTCGGACCGCGGGTTCGTGCTGCCAACCATCCTTGGAGGAGAGGGATTGCAGCAATGCAATCACCTCATCGCCGTCACTCTTTACGACTCGACGGGGGCCAGGAAAGGCACCTCTCTGCTTTGGCGAATCAGCCGCGCCAATGTTGACGGAAGCCGCCCCGCTTGTGCCCCTGCACCAGTCGCGCCCCCTCCGCAACTCTAG
- the serA gene encoding phosphoglycerate dehydrogenase, which translates to MKIVVAEKIAASAMDLLASVPGWQVVGPGQFASDPQGSIRDAEGLIVRSAVRADAALVRHANKLRVIGRAGVGVDNIDVDVATRRGIVVMNTPGASAVAVAELTIGLMLSLARHIPRADQSTRAGNWDKKSFAGTELLGKTLGIVGLGRIGTEVCKRSTALGMNVCGSDPYVSPAFAAEVGVKLCTLEELYSQSDFISLHVALTHQTTGMLNASAFAKMKRGVRIVNCARGELVDEYALADALRSGQVAAAALDVFPKEPPKVSPLLALPSVVATPHIGASTQEAQDAVGTQIASQLRDYLMDGVVQNAVNSPSLTDLEYQQLKPYIALAHRMASVLAQLFDSNLEEVRIRYEGALTGWKTELLQSSAVAGILQYGSEETVNIINAQAAAQARGVRVVESRSDSNTKMNTVQISLHGASLTLAATGTVVHGESPRIIELNGIEIESPLTGNFIVISNLDRPGVIGRIGTLLSDHGINIARFSLGRESEAAAAANATGAPLRRKALAIVQTDTPVPKDVLNNLNNIDAVISVHGVHV; encoded by the coding sequence ATGAAGATTGTTGTCGCGGAAAAGATTGCCGCCAGCGCCATGGACCTCCTCGCGTCCGTGCCCGGGTGGCAGGTTGTCGGCCCGGGCCAATTCGCGAGTGATCCGCAGGGAAGCATCAGGGATGCGGAAGGCTTGATTGTTCGTTCGGCTGTTAGGGCTGATGCTGCACTGGTGCGACACGCGAACAAACTGCGCGTGATCGGCCGTGCCGGTGTTGGCGTGGACAACATCGACGTAGACGTCGCCACTCGCCGCGGCATCGTTGTGATGAACACGCCGGGCGCAAGCGCTGTTGCCGTTGCAGAACTCACGATTGGCCTGATGCTTTCGCTCGCCCGTCACATCCCGCGCGCAGACCAATCGACACGCGCAGGGAATTGGGACAAGAAGTCGTTTGCGGGCACGGAACTTCTGGGCAAGACGTTGGGCATCGTCGGACTGGGGCGAATTGGAACGGAGGTGTGCAAACGCTCCACTGCGCTCGGCATGAACGTCTGCGGCTCAGACCCGTACGTATCTCCTGCATTCGCAGCCGAGGTTGGCGTTAAGCTCTGCACTCTCGAAGAACTCTATTCACAATCAGACTTCATCTCGCTGCATGTGGCGCTCACACACCAGACCACCGGGATGCTGAATGCTTCCGCCTTCGCCAAAATGAAACGCGGAGTGCGCATCGTGAATTGCGCTCGCGGTGAGCTTGTCGATGAATACGCCCTGGCGGATGCACTTCGCTCTGGCCAAGTCGCGGCAGCCGCCCTGGATGTATTTCCGAAGGAGCCGCCCAAAGTTTCTCCGTTGTTGGCTCTGCCGAGCGTGGTCGCCACTCCTCACATCGGCGCATCAACTCAGGAGGCGCAGGACGCAGTCGGAACCCAGATCGCTTCGCAATTGCGCGATTACCTGATGGATGGCGTCGTCCAGAACGCCGTCAACTCGCCTTCTCTCACCGATCTGGAATACCAGCAATTGAAGCCTTACATCGCGCTCGCACACAGGATGGCGTCGGTCCTCGCGCAATTGTTCGATTCCAATCTGGAGGAAGTGCGTATTCGCTATGAGGGAGCGCTGACCGGCTGGAAAACAGAGCTTCTGCAAAGCTCCGCCGTAGCCGGCATCCTGCAGTACGGCTCGGAGGAGACGGTCAACATCATCAACGCACAGGCAGCCGCCCAGGCACGTGGCGTGCGTGTCGTGGAATCTCGTTCGGACTCAAACACCAAGATGAACACGGTTCAGATCTCACTGCACGGAGCTTCGCTCACGCTGGCCGCCACTGGCACGGTGGTGCACGGAGAATCGCCACGCATCATCGAACTGAATGGAATTGAAATAGAGTCGCCGCTCACCGGGAATTTCATCGTCATTTCAAACCTTGATCGCCCTGGAGTCATCGGCAGGATCGGCACCTTGCTCTCCGATCACGGCATCAATATTGCCCGGTTCTCGCTGGGTCGCGAGTCCGAGGCTGCCGCAGCTGCGAATGCCACTGGTGCACCCCTTAGGCGGAAGGCACTCGCCATCGTGCAAACCGATACCCCGGTCCCCAAGGATGTGCTGAACAATCTAAATAACATAGACGCCGTAATCAGCGTTCACGGCGTCCATGTGTAG
- a CDS encoding tetratricopeptide repeat protein — protein sequence MPISRALSLIILSLLLNVGAVAQAEQQEAMGTHAALESAKSMEAAGRWRDAIPMLQRIATLDPSNVEVRWRLGRMLGWSGQRDHALPHLRFACETSPTTEHCIDYAETLSWSDATRADAQALLRRILVADPSSRQAKLQLGRMLVWNAKTRSEGVTILKEAVAADPNDADAALTLAEALSWTHESRAEALAIYEKTLAQDANNGRALTGTAQILAWSGRTNDALQLYDQVLKADPKNEQALRGRAEILNWRGNYADARALLAPLHTASPEDAATTLELARSNFGLRQYRAAQSLAQTLGSDPETRELRADLRRSLGAYTSIGYAGRRNRQQLDYDRLETRLSLPIAAGQRLTFGYRPTYLRTKTDDFNSNFYSVAYDAQPSEFVTASVDFNSDTHPGYSTRLGGGTLLTYRPVNSVKLSAGFRREAVEESLLSQRGEYLGSTLAGQVSSNLATVGVSYDNAAHGIDFSVEYSDGLFTGSHLDSNRRKGVDFNLGKSIRGDRPYIRLAYGLSYVSFDYDADQALAGPNPRLSGGYFSPTAFLLNYAGVSASGKIRTRLQWTADATAGIQNVDSTTARFADSHFASSIRTGLIWRVTDRDDVQIGYEFLNVYNAFRRNIPRITWRHYF from the coding sequence ATGCCAATAAGCAGAGCACTCTCGCTCATCATCCTCTCCCTGCTATTGAACGTAGGCGCCGTGGCGCAGGCGGAACAGCAGGAGGCAATGGGAACCCATGCTGCGCTGGAATCGGCAAAGAGCATGGAAGCCGCGGGACGCTGGCGCGATGCCATTCCCATGCTCCAGCGCATCGCGACCCTCGATCCGTCCAACGTGGAAGTTCGCTGGCGTCTCGGACGCATGCTTGGCTGGAGCGGCCAGCGCGACCACGCTCTGCCGCATTTGCGCTTCGCCTGTGAGACGAGCCCGACAACCGAGCACTGCATCGACTACGCCGAGACGCTTTCTTGGAGTGACGCCACGCGTGCAGATGCGCAGGCATTGCTCCGCCGTATCCTCGTAGCCGATCCATCCAGCAGGCAGGCGAAACTGCAACTGGGCCGCATGCTCGTGTGGAATGCGAAGACGCGCTCAGAGGGCGTGACGATTCTGAAAGAAGCTGTCGCCGCCGACCCGAATGACGCTGACGCAGCATTGACGCTTGCGGAAGCGCTCTCCTGGACGCATGAGTCACGCGCTGAGGCGCTCGCGATTTACGAAAAGACCCTTGCCCAGGACGCGAACAACGGCCGCGCACTGACGGGGACGGCCCAGATCCTCGCGTGGAGTGGACGCACAAACGACGCGCTCCAGCTCTACGACCAAGTCCTCAAAGCCGATCCCAAGAATGAGCAGGCGCTCCGTGGTCGCGCCGAAATCCTAAACTGGAGAGGCAATTACGCGGACGCCAGGGCGCTCCTTGCTCCCTTGCACACTGCGTCACCGGAGGACGCTGCAACAACGCTGGAGCTCGCACGCAGTAACTTCGGCCTGCGGCAATATCGAGCGGCGCAGTCACTTGCCCAGACGCTCGGAAGCGATCCCGAGACGCGGGAGTTGCGTGCCGACCTACGTCGCTCCCTGGGAGCCTACACTTCGATCGGTTATGCCGGCCGCCGCAATCGCCAGCAGTTGGACTATGACCGGTTGGAGACGCGCCTCTCACTACCAATTGCCGCGGGGCAGCGACTGACCTTCGGATATCGTCCGACGTACCTGCGAACGAAGACAGACGACTTCAACTCGAATTTCTACTCCGTCGCTTACGATGCACAGCCGTCAGAGTTCGTTACCGCTAGTGTGGACTTCAACTCGGATACACATCCGGGTTATTCGACGCGCCTCGGTGGCGGAACACTGCTGACGTATCGCCCAGTGAATTCCGTCAAGCTAAGCGCCGGTTTCCGCCGCGAAGCAGTCGAGGAGTCGTTACTCTCCCAGCGTGGCGAGTATTTAGGTTCAACGCTGGCAGGGCAGGTGTCTTCCAACCTCGCCACCGTAGGCGTGAGCTACGACAACGCTGCTCACGGAATCGACTTCAGCGTTGAGTACTCGGACGGACTGTTCACCGGAAGCCACCTCGATTCCAACCGTCGCAAGGGTGTTGACTTCAACCTCGGAAAATCCATTCGCGGCGATCGCCCGTATATACGCCTGGCATATGGTCTGAGCTACGTCAGCTTTGACTACGATGCTGACCAGGCGCTTGCGGGTCCCAATCCCCGCCTCAGTGGCGGATACTTCAGTCCAACGGCTTTCCTGCTGAACTACGCAGGCGTAAGCGCTTCTGGCAAAATTCGTACTCGGCTACAGTGGACCGCCGACGCAACCGCCGGCATACAGAACGTGGACTCCACAACCGCTCGCTTCGCCGACTCTCACTTTGCTTCAAGCATCAGGACAGGACTCATCTGGCGCGTTACCGACAGGGATGACGTGCAGATCGGCTATGAATTCCTGAACGTGTACAACGCATTTCGGCGCAACATCCCACGGATTACATGGCGCCATTACTTCTAG
- a CDS encoding glycosyltransferase: MSTSVARAQESEVVRPVVLSAPRQIKLALVRLAIVLACVASVRYFAWRIQWTHTPEAKIFFVIFLIAEMLNFGEALLFYFTSWNPTRYAAPPPLQERAVDVFIPTYNEPVELLRETVACALSMTYPHKTYILDDGDREQVRQLAAEVGCDYISRTDRTSAKAGNLNNALKQTSGEFIVVLDCDHVPNADLIDQLLGFFRDRKVAVVQATQDFYNLDSFQHRLNQRKKYGWQQQELFFNIIQPGKDRYNAAFYCGSPAVIRRSALEQVGGFATESITEDMHTGLLLQRVGWKIIYHNKTVAWGLAPHTYSGFATQWLRWGHGAMQVLRREKPMFDGRLSIAQRICYFSSFYFYWMSYQRLIFLVTPIICLSAGVFPLRATPELFVLYFFPYFFLNLFASATLQGGFRAFFYSEQFNIMKMHVLLHAVSGLVKKKMGFSVTPKARAGAATSLDVFMPASLLFLTVISIAAGTLRLRVAGSEYIFWALVVNLVWAVFFGYILSTVLWYALSRREQRQSYRFPQQLDIPIEVSVEDGAAVNKHQDFARNLNRTGVSVTLDRPLPTGTKVNMLLTLPTRTVYAAGVVVRNQEYKQQAHSRYANGIRFTEIDSEAQDEISKYLFWLVAPEHAKLLRLTHITQNEESVACQ; encoded by the coding sequence ATGAGTACGAGTGTAGCCAGGGCACAAGAGTCCGAGGTTGTGCGACCGGTTGTTTTATCGGCCCCCCGGCAGATCAAACTGGCACTAGTGCGGCTTGCCATCGTGCTTGCCTGTGTCGCATCGGTTCGATACTTCGCGTGGCGAATCCAGTGGACCCATACGCCTGAGGCGAAAATATTCTTCGTTATCTTCCTGATAGCCGAAATGCTGAACTTCGGCGAGGCGCTTCTTTTCTATTTCACAAGCTGGAATCCGACGCGCTATGCCGCGCCGCCGCCGCTGCAGGAACGTGCCGTCGATGTCTTTATCCCGACCTATAACGAACCAGTTGAACTGCTCCGTGAAACCGTCGCTTGCGCGTTGAGCATGACTTACCCGCACAAGACCTACATTCTGGATGACGGAGATCGCGAACAGGTCCGGCAGCTTGCGGCCGAGGTCGGCTGCGACTACATCTCTCGAACCGACAGGACGTCCGCAAAAGCCGGCAATCTCAACAACGCGCTCAAGCAAACGAGTGGCGAGTTCATTGTTGTATTGGATTGCGACCACGTTCCCAACGCAGACCTCATCGACCAGTTACTAGGGTTCTTCCGCGACCGCAAGGTGGCCGTTGTTCAGGCGACGCAGGACTTCTACAATCTCGATTCGTTCCAGCATCGACTGAACCAGCGAAAAAAGTATGGCTGGCAACAGCAGGAACTCTTCTTCAACATCATCCAGCCTGGCAAAGACCGCTATAACGCGGCGTTCTACTGTGGCAGCCCAGCGGTCATTCGCCGGTCCGCGCTCGAACAGGTTGGCGGCTTCGCCACGGAGAGCATTACCGAGGACATGCACACCGGCCTCTTGCTGCAACGTGTAGGCTGGAAGATCATTTATCACAACAAGACAGTCGCCTGGGGTTTGGCTCCCCACACATACAGCGGCTTCGCGACTCAGTGGCTACGCTGGGGTCACGGCGCGATGCAGGTTTTGCGGCGGGAGAAGCCGATGTTCGATGGACGGCTCTCCATTGCTCAGCGCATCTGCTACTTCTCATCCTTCTACTTCTATTGGATGAGCTATCAACGGCTTATCTTCCTTGTCACGCCAATCATTTGCCTGAGCGCGGGAGTGTTCCCGCTCCGAGCGACTCCAGAGCTATTTGTCCTGTATTTTTTCCCATACTTCTTTTTGAACCTGTTCGCATCGGCCACGTTGCAGGGCGGCTTTCGCGCGTTCTTTTACAGCGAACAGTTCAACATCATGAAGATGCACGTACTCCTGCACGCCGTTTCAGGCTTAGTGAAGAAGAAGATGGGATTTTCCGTCACGCCAAAAGCACGTGCGGGAGCAGCGACGAGCCTGGACGTGTTCATGCCCGCAAGCCTGTTGTTCTTGACTGTGATCAGTATCGCGGCGGGCACATTGAGGCTGCGCGTGGCAGGCTCGGAATACATCTTTTGGGCGCTTGTCGTAAATCTGGTGTGGGCCGTGTTCTTCGGCTACATCCTCTCGACCGTGCTCTGGTACGCGCTGAGTCGCAGAGAACAACGGCAGAGCTACCGCTTCCCTCAGCAGCTTGATATCCCGATCGAAGTCTCCGTGGAGGACGGCGCGGCCGTCAATAAGCATCAGGACTTCGCGCGCAACCTGAACCGTACGGGCGTCTCCGTGACTCTCGACCGGCCGCTGCCCACAGGAACGAAAGTCAACATGCTGCTTACGCTGCCGACACGAACCGTCTACGCCGCAGGCGTTGTGGTCAGGAACCAGGAGTACAAGCAGCAGGCACATTCGCGATATGCGAACGGTATCCGCTTTACGGAGATTGATTCTGAAGCGCAGGACGAGATATCGAAGTATCTCTTCTGGCTCGTTGCCCCAGAGCACGCAAAGCTGCTACGACTAACACACATCACTCAGAACGAGGAGAGTGTCGCATGCCAATAA
- a CDS encoding alanine--glyoxylate aminotransferase family protein, translated as MFRKTRLFTPGPTPLLPAAQFAMAAADMHHRTPEFRALYSRVLQQLQTFIGTKNDVVAIAASGTGAMEAAVSNLTSPGDKVLVLTAGKFGERWACLAKAFHCSVESVTVPYGKTFSIEAIRERLTPDLRVVFMQATETSTGARHSVSKVAELLHGTDTLLVVDAITGLGTTNLDLDGDGIDVTIGGSQKALMVPPGMAYLAVSDRAWRRMESSRQPRYYFDLMKERKSAGKGESSYTPAVALVAALGAALDYIAAQANGDLAQGRRNLVANAELCAEVTRSAAQAIGLKLFAPSAPAAAVTAIQAPQGISSTDIVRRFKSQFGGILSDGQGEMKGQIFRIAHIGYLDFMDTIAIIAGLEQVLHELMPGSITLGDGLRAAQQTYQRVVAGRAAGEGR; from the coding sequence ATGTTTCGCAAAACTCGGCTCTTCACTCCGGGCCCGACGCCACTTCTTCCCGCTGCACAGTTCGCGATGGCTGCTGCCGACATGCATCACCGGACGCCCGAATTTCGCGCCTTGTATTCGCGAGTGCTCCAGCAGCTACAAACGTTCATCGGCACGAAGAACGATGTCGTCGCGATTGCTGCTTCTGGAACGGGAGCCATGGAGGCGGCTGTCAGCAACCTGACCAGTCCCGGCGACAAAGTTCTGGTGCTCACGGCAGGCAAGTTCGGCGAACGCTGGGCGTGTCTCGCGAAGGCCTTTCATTGCAGCGTCGAGAGCGTGACCGTGCCTTATGGGAAAACCTTCTCCATCGAAGCCATTCGCGAACGCCTCACGCCCGACCTCCGCGTCGTGTTCATGCAAGCCACGGAAACATCCACTGGCGCGCGCCATTCTGTCTCCAAAGTCGCGGAGCTGCTTCACGGCACAGACACGCTTCTCGTCGTCGATGCCATTACAGGACTTGGCACAACAAACCTGGACCTCGATGGCGACGGCATTGATGTGACTATCGGCGGCTCGCAGAAAGCTCTCATGGTGCCGCCCGGAATGGCCTATCTCGCAGTCAGCGACCGCGCCTGGCGGCGGATGGAAAGTTCGCGGCAGCCTCGCTACTATTTCGATCTCATGAAGGAGCGCAAGTCGGCCGGGAAGGGCGAGTCGTCCTACACTCCTGCGGTTGCGCTCGTTGCCGCGCTAGGTGCGGCGCTCGACTATATCGCTGCTCAGGCCAACGGTGATCTTGCCCAGGGACGCCGTAACCTCGTCGCCAACGCCGAACTCTGCGCGGAAGTTACGCGCTCGGCCGCACAGGCAATTGGGCTGAAACTGTTTGCACCCAGCGCTCCTGCTGCGGCGGTGACCGCCATTCAAGCTCCGCAGGGAATTTCCTCGACTGACATCGTCAGACGCTTCAAATCGCAGTTTGGCGGAATTCTCTCCGATGGTCAGGGTGAGATGAAGGGACAGATTTTCCGTATCGCCCACATCGGGTACCTCGACTTCATGGATACGATCGCCATTATCGCCGGCCTCGAACAAGTGCTGCACGAGTTGATGCCCGGCTCGATCACCCTGGGGGACGGACTGCGCGCCGCGCAGCAGACATACCAGCGCGTCGTCGCAGGACGGGCAGCGGGGGAGGGACGATGA